Proteins from a genomic interval of Aquila chrysaetos chrysaetos chromosome 20, bAquChr1.4, whole genome shotgun sequence:
- the RPL29 gene encoding 60S ribosomal protein L29 yields MAKSKNHTTHNQSRKWHRNGIKKPRSHRYESLKGVDPKFLRNMRFAKKHNKKGLKKMQANNAKQAAQQKKD; encoded by the exons ATGGCCAAGTCGAAGAACCACACCACGCACAACCAGT CCCGTAAGTGGCACAGAAATGGCATCAAGAAACCCAGATCCCATAGATATGAATCTCTCAAAGGG GTTGATCCCAAGTTTCTGAGGAACATGAGATTTGCaaagaaacacaacaaaaaggGGCTGAAGAAGATGCAGGCCAACAATGCCAAGCAGGCTGCTCAGCAGAAAAAGGACTGA
- the TNNC1 gene encoding troponin C, slow skeletal and cardiac muscles — MDDIYKAAVEQLTEEQKNEFKAAFDIFVLGAEDGCISTKELGKVMRMLGQNPTPEELQEMIDEVDEDGSGTVDFDEFLVMMVRCMKDDSKGKTEEELSDLFRMFDKNADGYIDLEELKIMLQATGETITEDDIEELMKDGDKNNDGRIDYDEFLEFMKGVE, encoded by the exons ATGGATGACATTTATAAGGCAGCG GTTGAGCAGCtgacagaagagcaaaaaaatg agTTCAAGGCTGCCTTCGACATCTTcgtgctgggagcagaggacGGTTGCATCAGCACCAAGGAGCTGGGGAAGGTGATGAGGATGCTGGGGCAGAACCCCACCCCTGAGGAGCTGCAAGAGATGATAGACGAGGTGGATGAGGACG gcagcggCACTGTAGACTTTGATGAGTTCCTTGTTATGATGGTCCGGTGTATGAAAGatgacagcaaaggaaaaaccgAAGAGGAACTCTCAGATCTCTTCAGGATGTTTGATAA AAACGCCGATGGCTACATTGACCTTGAGGAGCTGAAGATCATGCTGCAGGCGACGGGAGAGACCATCACCGAAGATGACATAGAAGAACTGATGAAAGACGGGGATAAAAACAATGATGGCAGGATTGACTATGACG AGTTCCTGGAGTTTATGAAGGGAGTTGAATAA